One window from the genome of Thalassospira xiamenensis M-5 = DSM 17429 encodes:
- a CDS encoding DMT family transporter → MTLLDHRTKATMIGGIAIVLWALLALFTTEVSAIPPFQLVSLCFSVAAIFSFIWIARGGLAAFQALRQPVGAWVLGVGGLFGYHFFYFVALANAPAVDASLIAYLWPLFIVLFSALLPGERLRWYHIAGAVLGLCGAAVLVTKGHGFDFDPAYGLGYGAAMVCSILWSGYSVLNRRYRNVPVEAVCGFCAGAALLGFITHGVTEIWVMPDAGQWLAIIGLGLGPVGVAFFVWDYGTKHGDIQVLGVASYGAPLLSTILLIGFGKAEASPTVIAGCLLIVGGALLASIKMLRRKTVVA, encoded by the coding sequence ATGACTTTGCTTGATCACCGTACAAAGGCCACCATGATTGGTGGTATTGCCATTGTGCTTTGGGCCTTGCTGGCGTTATTTACGACAGAAGTCAGTGCCATCCCGCCTTTTCAACTGGTCAGTCTTTGTTTCTCCGTTGCGGCCATTTTCAGCTTTATCTGGATCGCGCGCGGCGGGTTGGCGGCATTTCAGGCATTGAGGCAACCGGTTGGTGCCTGGGTGCTTGGGGTTGGCGGGTTGTTTGGGTATCACTTTTTCTATTTCGTAGCCTTGGCCAATGCGCCCGCGGTTGATGCCAGTCTGATTGCCTATCTGTGGCCACTTTTTATTGTCCTGTTTTCTGCACTTCTGCCCGGCGAACGATTGCGATGGTATCACATTGCCGGTGCGGTTCTGGGACTTTGCGGGGCTGCGGTTCTGGTGACCAAAGGGCATGGGTTTGATTTTGATCCGGCCTATGGTCTTGGCTATGGTGCGGCAATGGTTTGCTCTATCCTGTGGTCGGGATATTCGGTTTTGAACCGGCGCTATCGCAATGTTCCTGTTGAAGCCGTTTGCGGATTTTGTGCCGGTGCGGCGTTATTGGGTTTCATAACACACGGCGTGACTGAAATCTGGGTCATGCCGGATGCGGGGCAATGGCTTGCGATTATCGGGCTTGGTCTTGGCCCGGTCGGGGTTGCTTTCTTTGTCTGGGATTATGGCACCAAGCATGGCGATATTCAGGTTCTGGGTGTCGCGTCTTATGGTGCACCGTTACTCAGCACGATCCTGCTGATCGGTTTTGGCAAAGCCGAAGCAAGCCCGACCGTGATCGCGGGGTGCCTTTTGATTGTTGGTGGCGCGCTTTTGGCTTCGATAAAAATGCTGCGACGGAAAACGGTTGTTGCGTGA
- a CDS encoding AraC family transcriptional regulator, translating to MQTSFRQYRSEAASHSHDDFHQIIIADLGMLELEVEGRGGCVSGRRLAFVPAGDTHAYRALGMNRFLVLDVDIDLAAQTGLERFWYQAGASTYLEVGAGYAGHLTGLLQGLEQKRVISRIRRFSPDGQGRLQSENLSLRHVAGIAVCENTFADDAFVCKTLGEVLCHSAATQTDKADAGSMIPMRLQRLLAWIELRLSEPVGVPEMAKITAQSESALFAAFQKHLGTTPMRWLGEQRLQRAYAMLNDPKNTMPLGDIAREVGFTDQSAFSRAFSRRFGHAPIALRRRT from the coding sequence ATGCAAACAAGTTTTCGCCAGTATCGGTCTGAAGCCGCCAGCCACAGTCACGACGATTTCCACCAGATCATCATTGCTGATCTTGGCATGCTCGAGCTTGAGGTCGAGGGGCGCGGTGGCTGTGTTTCGGGCCGCAGGCTGGCGTTTGTTCCGGCGGGCGATACCCATGCCTATCGGGCGTTGGGGATGAACCGTTTTCTTGTGCTTGATGTCGATATCGATCTTGCGGCGCAAACCGGGCTTGAACGGTTTTGGTATCAGGCGGGTGCGTCAACCTATCTTGAAGTCGGGGCTGGCTATGCTGGGCATTTGACAGGTCTTTTGCAAGGACTTGAGCAAAAGCGTGTGATATCGCGCATACGGCGATTTTCGCCGGATGGGCAGGGGAGACTGCAATCTGAAAATCTGTCATTGCGTCATGTGGCGGGAATTGCTGTGTGTGAAAACACCTTTGCCGATGACGCGTTTGTTTGCAAAACTTTAGGCGAAGTCCTGTGCCATTCAGCAGCCACGCAAACTGACAAAGCCGACGCAGGCAGCATGATTCCGATGCGCTTGCAGCGCCTGCTTGCCTGGATTGAGCTGCGCCTTTCCGAACCGGTCGGGGTTCCTGAAATGGCGAAGATTACCGCGCAATCGGAAAGCGCGTTATTTGCGGCGTTTCAAAAGCATCTGGGTACAACGCCGATGCGCTGGCTTGGCGAACAACGATTACAGCGTGCCTATGCAATGCTGAATGATCCGAAAAATACAATGCCGCTTGGCGATATCGCGCGCGAGGTCGGTTTTACCGATCAAAGTGCGTTTTCCCGTGCCTTTTCCCGGCGGTTCGGACATGCGCCGATTGCGCTTCGCCGCCGAACTTAA
- a CDS encoding TRAP transporter small permease, translating to MLKQIEFACAGILLVAIVVLVGVASIARAVGSPIIWSIEMAQLIFVWLCMLAADIGMQENRHFGLQVLQDNISPKARDLVELFNIVVIIGFLAFLLYYAWGNMILMHPRLVGATQIHASYIHASMVVGLILLMRTMVFKLIERIRSRGQF from the coding sequence ATGCTCAAGCAAATTGAGTTTGCCTGTGCCGGGATTCTGCTTGTTGCAATTGTCGTTCTGGTGGGCGTTGCGTCAATTGCCAGGGCGGTGGGATCCCCGATTATCTGGTCAATTGAAATGGCCCAGCTTATTTTCGTCTGGCTTTGCATGCTGGCAGCTGACATTGGCATGCAGGAAAACCGGCATTTCGGTCTTCAGGTCCTGCAGGACAACATATCCCCCAAAGCACGCGATCTCGTCGAATTGTTCAATATCGTCGTGATCATCGGGTTCCTTGCGTTTCTGCTGTATTACGCGTGGGGCAATATGATTTTGATGCATCCCCGTCTTGTCGGCGCGACGCAAATCCATGCCTCTTACATCCATGCTTCGATGGTCGTCGGTCTGATCCTTTTGATGCGGACCATGGTGTTTAAGCTTATCGAACGAATTCGAAGCAGGGGGCAGTTCTGA
- a CDS encoding TRAP transporter large permease, with amino-acid sequence MLILIAVLFTVFLVIGMPVAFALALASVPVFIMTGAMPPTVVIQKMVTATQSFPLLAVPFFILAGNLMNVTGITFRLVKFARLLTGWMAGGLAQVSIVLSFMMGGISGSAVADASMEARLLGPSMIKQGYSKASTAAVLAFGSVITATIPPSIGLILFGFVNEVSIGRLFLAGVLPGIFLTIVLMITSWFVAHKNGYKPDLPKVPSGKELWSSFSESIWALAFPVILIVGFRFGLFTATEAGAFLVFYALCVGFFVYRELDRKKLYEAVTGSVSDLGMVMLLIIMAAVLGYAMTIERAPQQITEFVTTLTENPVLILTLVVAVLVISGMFLEGAANILLVTPIVMPVLVNAGYDPVHMGILIVTLINFGGLTPPVGVIMFTVCGILDVKTGAYTRASIPFFIAMVVFFVLMAAVPSLTLLLPNALM; translated from the coding sequence ATGCTCATACTGATTGCGGTACTATTTACGGTTTTTCTGGTCATCGGAATGCCTGTCGCCTTTGCCTTGGCGCTTGCTTCGGTGCCGGTATTCATTATGACCGGGGCCATGCCGCCAACCGTGGTGATCCAGAAAATGGTAACGGCAACACAAAGCTTTCCGCTTTTGGCTGTGCCGTTCTTCATCCTTGCCGGAAATCTGATGAATGTGACGGGGATTACGTTCCGTCTGGTCAAGTTTGCCCGTTTGCTAACCGGCTGGATGGCCGGGGGGCTGGCACAGGTATCCATCGTTCTAAGCTTCATGATGGGCGGGATTTCGGGGTCGGCCGTTGCCGATGCCTCGATGGAAGCGCGCCTTCTGGGGCCCAGCATGATCAAGCAGGGCTATTCCAAGGCATCAACGGCTGCGGTTCTGGCCTTCGGGTCGGTTATCACCGCAACCATTCCACCAAGCATCGGACTGATCCTGTTCGGGTTTGTGAATGAAGTTTCGATCGGTCGCCTGTTTTTGGCCGGCGTTCTGCCCGGTATTTTCCTGACGATTGTCCTGATGATCACATCCTGGTTTGTCGCGCATAAGAACGGTTATAAACCCGACCTGCCAAAGGTGCCGAGTGGAAAAGAGCTTTGGTCGAGCTTTTCGGAAAGCATCTGGGCGCTCGCATTTCCTGTCATTCTGATTGTCGGCTTCCGCTTTGGTCTGTTTACCGCGACCGAGGCGGGCGCGTTCCTTGTTTTCTATGCGCTTTGTGTCGGATTTTTTGTTTATCGGGAACTGGACCGCAAAAAGCTTTACGAAGCGGTGACCGGCTCTGTTTCCGATCTTGGCATGGTGATGTTGCTGATCATTATGGCGGCGGTTCTGGGCTATGCCATGACCATTGAGCGCGCACCCCAGCAGATTACCGAGTTCGTCACAACGCTTACCGAAAACCCGGTTCTGATCCTGACGCTTGTTGTCGCGGTTCTTGTGATCAGCGGCATGTTCCTTGAAGGAGCGGCCAACATCCTTCTGGTCACGCCGATTGTCATGCCGGTTCTGGTCAATGCCGGATATGACCCGGTCCATATGGGGATTTTGATCGTGACCCTGATCAATTTTGGCGGTCTGACGCCACCGGTCGGGGTCATCATGTTTACGGTTTGTGGCATTCTGGATGTCAAAACCGGCGCTTATACCCGGGCATCGATCCCGTTCTTCATTGCGATGGTGGTATTTTTCGTTTTGATGGCGGCAGTGCCAAGCTTGACGTTGTTATTGCCCAACGCATTGATGTAA
- a CDS encoding C4-dicarboxylate TRAP transporter substrate-binding protein — translation MKFTAKTLGICAVLAGALAAGMPATAATTLRIGTVLAPNDPMGQGLEKFKLDVEKATNGDVIIEVFHNSQLGDTTEMIDQARAGAGIGTVTDVARLSSFVPSLAIMSAPFLFDTYEQADKFALSDEYIAWGDELREKSGLVMIASNWYQGARHALTQKPVKSPADLAGVRMRTIGAPVWIETIRAMGAEPTPIAWGEVYTALQLGTIDGAEAQPTAIWNAKLYEVIKNVTKTGHIQLVTALVVGAEAWDEISPENQKIVRDLAVEDGRYASQLTIELGEKALEDVAASGVEVSEVDLAPFKEAVKPVYKQLDLEAEAAIVNKVLGR, via the coding sequence ATGAAATTTACTGCGAAAACACTCGGAATCTGTGCTGTACTTGCCGGGGCGCTTGCTGCGGGAATGCCTGCGACGGCTGCAACGACGCTTCGTATCGGAACGGTTCTGGCACCAAATGACCCGATGGGGCAGGGGCTTGAGAAGTTCAAGCTTGATGTCGAAAAAGCCACCAATGGCGACGTTATTATCGAGGTTTTCCACAATTCCCAGCTGGGTGACACCACCGAAATGATCGATCAGGCGCGTGCGGGTGCCGGTATCGGTACGGTCACGGATGTCGCCCGTCTTTCAAGCTTCGTTCCGTCGCTGGCGATCATGTCGGCACCGTTCCTGTTTGATACCTATGAACAGGCCGACAAATTTGCCCTTTCGGATGAATATATCGCCTGGGGTGATGAACTTCGCGAGAAATCTGGCCTCGTGATGATTGCATCGAACTGGTATCAGGGGGCGCGCCACGCCCTGACACAGAAACCGGTGAAAAGTCCGGCTGATCTTGCCGGTGTTCGCATGCGGACAATCGGTGCGCCTGTCTGGATTGAAACCATCCGCGCAATGGGTGCCGAACCGACCCCGATTGCATGGGGCGAAGTATACACCGCCCTTCAGCTTGGCACGATTGACGGTGCCGAAGCCCAGCCGACCGCAATCTGGAATGCCAAACTTTACGAAGTGATCAAGAATGTGACCAAAACCGGCCATATCCAGCTCGTGACCGCGCTGGTTGTTGGTGCCGAGGCATGGGATGAAATCTCTCCTGAAAATCAGAAGATTGTACGTGATCTTGCGGTCGAGGACGGTCGTTATGCGTCGCAGCTAACCATCGAGCTTGGCGAAAAGGCGCTTGAAGATGTTGCCGCAAGCGGGGTTGAGGTCAGCGAAGTTGACCTTGCGCCATTCAAGGAAGCTGTAAAGCCGGTTTACAAGCAGCTTGATCTCGAAGCCGAGGCGGCCATCGTCAATAAAGTTCTCGGTCGCTGA
- a CDS encoding GntR family transcriptional regulator, producing MNTFMGGLMPVYDSAMKANAHVPASALVYEELRSRIISLVLPPETTLVRAELADSFKVSQSPVREAIMRLEQDGLVASYPQSRTVVTKIDVARIREEHFLRVAAECEVVRQLAEMGETAAVVKAKGIIKMQEALAGDIEQIDLFKQLDETFHAALFNGVNQSNLHVQVTARSGHLARVRMLDLPRAGKMLSVLEGHKAVIAAIQSGDGNLASSEMRQHLSGTMERLPQIVEENRELFS from the coding sequence ATGAATACATTCATGGGCGGTCTCATGCCTGTTTATGATAGCGCGATGAAAGCCAATGCGCATGTTCCTGCTTCGGCACTTGTTTATGAGGAACTGAGAAGCCGGATCATTTCGCTTGTCCTTCCGCCTGAAACAACACTGGTTCGGGCAGAACTGGCGGACAGTTTCAAAGTCAGCCAGTCACCGGTGCGTGAAGCCATCATGCGTCTGGAACAGGATGGGTTGGTTGCATCCTATCCCCAGTCGCGAACCGTGGTGACCAAGATTGATGTTGCCCGTATCCGCGAGGAGCATTTTCTGCGTGTTGCGGCGGAATGCGAAGTGGTGCGGCAATTGGCGGAAATGGGGGAAACTGCCGCCGTTGTCAAAGCCAAGGGCATTATCAAAATGCAGGAAGCCCTTGCGGGTGATATCGAACAGATTGATCTGTTCAAGCAGCTGGATGAGACGTTCCATGCGGCTCTTTTCAATGGGGTCAATCAATCAAACCTGCATGTGCAGGTGACGGCGCGCAGCGGTCATCTGGCGCGCGTTCGCATGCTTGATCTGCCGCGTGCGGGTAAAATGCTTTCGGTGCTTGAAGGTCACAAGGCGGTAATTGCCGCGATCCAGTCCGGTGATGGCAATTTGGCCAGTTCGGAAATGCGGCAGCATCTTTCGGGAACCATGGAACGTTTGCCACAGATCGTTGAAGAAAACAGGGAACTGTTTTCATAA